One window of the Xenopus tropicalis strain Nigerian chromosome 10, UCB_Xtro_10.0, whole genome shotgun sequence genome contains the following:
- the LOC116408026 gene encoding XK-related protein 7: protein MMAAQSDGPRGPRYSLPDGLWLVAALLVFLSDGASDLALAADYLQRRRVSCFWATVLLVLLPSLLTQSLSLTWALTDRWGPPARGPPRTPCCRLCAWLLHGSVHLLQLGQVWRYLRALYLGLQSRWQSQSRHFYWRVMFENADICMLRLLETFLKSAPQLVLQLCIMVQQGHVEPLQGISASASLLSLAWMIGSYQKVLRDSRDDKMPMSYKGAVVQVLWHLFTIAARALAFSLFASVFHLYFGIFIVTHWCLMTFWIIQGETDFCMSRWEEIIYNMVLGIIYIFCWFNVREGRTRCRMATYYIIALSENAVLTALWYVHRGALLSDFYALLIVCSVVCSFALGVFFMLIYYSLLHPNGPMFGPSTSSCVISEVLGTEVPRGLPIQGSEGLPSTLPRTTGQERDCALGDRDNCPPVFQVRPSVPPTPATRLPRAAGPVIRIDLQRKKYPAWDAHFIDRRLRKTILALEYSSPATPRVQYRSVSPPKEFTEYETTV, encoded by the exons ATGATGGCGGCGCAGTCGGACGGGCCCCGGGGCCCCCGGTACTCTCTCCCGGACGGGCTGTGGCTTGTGGCGGCGCTGCTGGTCTTTCTCTCCGACGGGGCCTCCGACCTGGCTCTGGCGGCCGATTACCTGCAGCGGCGGCGGGTCAGTTGCTTCTGGGCTACGGTCCTACTGGTCCTACTGCCCTCCCTCCTCACCCAGAGCCTCAGCCTCACCTGGGCCCTCACCGACCGCTGGGGCCCCCCCGCCCGCGGCCCCCCCCGCACCCCCTGCTGCCGCCTCTGCGCCTGGCTCCTACACGGCTCCGTGCATCTGCTCCAGCTGGGGCAAGTCTGGag GTACCTGCGCGCTTTGTACCTCGGCCTACAGAGTCGCTGGCAGAGCCAGAGCCGCCACTTCTACTGGCGCGTCATGTTTGAGAATGCGGATATCTGTATGCTCCGCCTCCTGGAGACCTTCCTGAAGAGCGCCCCCCAGCTGGTACTGCAGCTGTGCATCATGGTACAGCAGGGCCACGTGGAGCCCCTACAGG GTATTTCAGCCTCCGCCTCCCTCCTCTCCTTGGCTTGGATGATTGGTTCCTACCAGAAGGTACTGAGAGATTCTCGCGATGACAAGATGCCCATGTCCTACAAGGGGGCTGTGGTTCAGGTCCTGTGGCACCTCTTCACCATTGCAGCCCGTGCGTTGGCCTTCTCGCTCTTCGCCTCAGTCTTCCACCTCTATTTTGGCATTTTCATTGTGACTCACTGGTGTCTCATGACCTTCTGGATCATCCAAGGAGAGACAGATTTCTGCATGTCCCGCTGGGAGGAGATTATCTACAACATGGTGCTGGGCATCATCTATATATTTTGCTGGTTCAATGTGCGAGAGGGCCGGACCCGCTGTCGGATGGCCACATATTACATCATTGCGCTGTCCGAGAACGCCGTTCTCACTGCCCTCTGGTACGTGCACCGCGGAGCTCTGCTAAGTGACTTCTATGCTCTGCTGATTGTGTGCTCAGTGGTCTGTAGCTTTGCTCTTGGAGTATTCTTCATGCTTATTTATTACAGCCTTTTGCACCCCAATGGCCCTATGTTTGGGCCCTCGACCAGCAGCTGCGTCATTAGTGAGGTTCTGGGCACAGAAGTTCCGCGGGGTCTCCCCATACAGGGCTCGGAGGGTCTCCCTTCCACTCTGCCTCGGACTACAGGGCAGGAGAGGGACTGCGCGCTCGGGGACCGAGACAACTGTCCTCCAGTCTTCCAGGTTCGGCCGAGTGTTCCGCCAACCCCTGCTACTCGGCTCCCGCGGGCGGCGGGACCTGTTATACGTATCGATCTTCAGCGAAAGAAATATCCAGCTTGGGATGCCCACTTCATTGATCGGAGACTGCGGAAAACCATTCTGGCACTGGAGTACTCCTCCCCCGCCACTCCCCGAGTCCAGTATCGCAGTGTAAGCCCCCCTAAGGAGTTTACTGAGTACGAGACCACGGTGTGA